The following DNA comes from Deltaproteobacteria bacterium.
TCGCCGAGGTTCAAGGTGACATGCTCGGGAGCACCGATATTTTGATTTATATCCATGGCTTCAATGTCAGTTGGCGCAGCGCCGTGGGCTCGGCGCTGGCCTTGCAGTTGATGCTCCAGAATAGTCCGCGTCGAGATCCCGAGCAAAACGTTTTGGTCGTGTTGTTCTCCTGGCCATCGGACGGTTTGGCGTTACCCTGGGTTTCCTACAAATCGGACCGCTCCGAAGCGACCGGCTCCGGCGCCGCGGTGGGCCGCGCCTTCCTCAAGACGCGCGATTATCTCGCTAACCTGCGCGCTCAAGCCAAAGCCGGCGGCCAAGAACTATGCGACCAGGATATTCATTTGCTCTGTCATTCGATGGGCAATTTTCTTTTGCAGTCGGCTCTGGCGCGCACCGCGGAGCACACACCGAGCAGTGCTTTACCACGCATCTTCGAACATGTCTTCCTGTGCGCTCCCGATGTCGACGACACGGCGCTCGAACCCGGCCAGCCTCTCAATCAGGTGCAAGAAATCGCGCGCAGCGTGACCGTTTATCACAATACCGGCGACACCGCGATGGTGATTTCCGATGTCACCAAGGGAAATCCCGATCGGCTGGGCGGACACGGCGCTGCCCACCCGGCGCTTCTCCACAGTAAGATTCATCAGGTCGACTGCACGCCGATTGTCCATGGCGTCGTCGAGCATAGCTACTATCTCACGGGCCACGTCAACGCCGATATCCGCGCCAGCATCGACGGCTGGAGCCAAGACGACAGCCAACGCCGACGCGCGAAGAAATCCAACTTGGCGAATGTTTGGGAGATGCTATAGCGGCGAATCAACGAATATTGATCACGGCGTTCGACTCAAACACAGACAGAATTCATCCTTCCTCCGTGCCGTAATCCCGCGCCGCCGCTTCGGACGAAACATAGCCGCGCATGACATCGCGCGCCACCGACTCGCGCGGCCGTTGCGCTGGCGGGCCGTAGCCGCCACCGCCGCCGGATTCGACGGTGATCGCGTCGCCGGCTTTGAGCGGGTAGGCTTTTTCTTTGTAGATGATTTCTCTCTCACCGGATTTTTTTTCAACGACGATGCGGCCCGATTTGCCTTCCTTGCCGCCGTAGACGCCCCAGGGCGGATACTTGACGCGATCGAACATCGCCTGCAAATCGGCGTCGCCGAGCATCTGATATTTTTTGCGAAATCCCAAACCGCCGCGAAATTTTCCCGCTCCGGCGGAATCCGCGCGCAAGCTGAATTCGGAAATACGGTACGGATACATCGACTCTTGCAGCTCGACCGGAATGATCCGCGTGTTGCCGTGCGCCATGGTGCGAAACGGCCCGGCGCCGTCATGAGTCGCACAACCGCCCCAGCCACCGTGGCCGCTGTCGTGGCAGTCGAACAACGTGCCGTTCTCGCGCCGGCCGCGAAAGCGCACGCCGGAAAAAGTTCCGAAGTGCGCCGCGGTGACGCGCTCCGGCATCGCCGGCTCCATCGCCTTGATGAACGCGTCGATCACGGTTGGAAACGGCTGGGAATAATTTCCCGTCGGCGCGGTCGCGTGGGCGCTCAGCAATTTACCTTCGGGCAAAATCAATTTCAGCGGTCGAAACGTTCCCTCGTTGGCCGGCTCGTCGTTGGCGACGAGATATTTAAATGCCACCCGTGCGCAGGTCCTGCCGCCGCCGTAGTAACCGGAATTGATGCAGCCTTTGACTTGATCGGCGATCTCGCTGAAGTCGACGGTCATCTCGTCGCCGGCGACGATGACTTTAACCTTGATCGGCAGCGGCTCGTCCGACTCGCCGTCGTTATCGAAAAACGTGCTGTGGCTGTAAACTCCGTCGGCGATCGCGCGAATCTTTGAGCGCGCCGCCGCTTCGCTTTGATCGAGAATAGTTTTGAGCGCGCTCAGAAAAGTCTCGACGCCGTACGTGTCGGCCAGCGCTTGGATGAAATCCCGGCCGAGCACGCAGCCGGCGTATTGCGCCGATATGTCACCCATCAGTTCCACCGGAAAGCGCGTGTTGTTTTCGATGATGCGATAGATTTCTTGAATCGGTTCGCCCTTGGACCACAGTTTGATCGAGCGCAGCTGCAAGCCTTCCATGAAAATATCGCTGGAGCGCGGCGTGATGCCGCCGATGTCGATCCAATGCACGTTGATGGCGAAAAATCCGACCAGCGATGTTTTCTCAGAGCCGGCAAAGATCGGCGTGTACATCACCGTGTTGTTCAAGTGCTGTCCTTGCACCGCGGCGTGATTACACACGACTACATCGCCGTGATGCAGCCGCTCTTTGCCATACACCGAGAGTCCGTCGCGCACCGCCATACCCACCGAATCGGCGACGAAGACCGGAATCCCGCCGGTGCATTGGGCGATCAGTTCGCCGTCAGGTCCGACTAAACCGACAGCGAAATCTTTGTACTCGTAAATGTACGGGCTAAACGCCGTGCGCGTGATGTTGGCGTCGATCTGATCGGTGATCGAAACGATGCCGTAACGGATAACTTCCAGTGTGATCGGATCGACGGAATTTTGCGTAGGATTCAACTTAGCGTCCTAATTGTTGTAGGGGCGACGGCGGTCGCCCTCCGACTGGCCGCGCCAACCTCACAGCCCGTACAGCGCCTTGGCGTTGTCGGTGAGAATTTTCTGCTTCACTTCCGGTGAAATGTCCGTGCGCT
Coding sequences within:
- a CDS encoding alpha/beta hydrolase translates to MANYKLYYATNRNHIGNDRWQPEGYGAKFSDDGIENLRFGVGTLSADADQVQKHLDADKQDGGIGDGEALGDYLTKCAENAKIAAYPESLAKDIPESAQPNAKLGSKAMFAEVQGDMLGSTDILIYIHGFNVSWRSAVGSALALQLMLQNSPRRDPEQNVLVVLFSWPSDGLALPWVSYKSDRSEATGSGAAVGRAFLKTRDYLANLRAQAKAGGQELCDQDIHLLCHSMGNFLLQSALARTAEHTPSSALPRIFEHVFLCAPDVDDTALEPGQPLNQVQEIARSVTVYHNTGDTAMVISDVTKGNPDRLGGHGAAHPALLHSKIHQVDCTPIVHGVVEHSYYLTGHVNADIRASIDGWSQDDSQRRRAKKSNLANVWEML
- a CDS encoding hydantoinase B/oxoprolinase family protein — protein: MNPTQNSVDPITLEVIRYGIVSITDQIDANITRTAFSPYIYEYKDFAVGLVGPDGELIAQCTGGIPVFVADSVGMAVRDGLSVYGKERLHHGDVVVCNHAAVQGQHLNNTVMYTPIFAGSEKTSLVGFFAINVHWIDIGGITPRSSDIFMEGLQLRSIKLWSKGEPIQEIYRIIENNTRFPVELMGDISAQYAGCVLGRDFIQALADTYGVETFLSALKTILDQSEAAARSKIRAIADGVYSHSTFFDNDGESDEPLPIKVKVIVAGDEMTVDFSEIADQVKGCINSGYYGGGRTCARVAFKYLVANDEPANEGTFRPLKLILPEGKLLSAHATAPTGNYSQPFPTVIDAFIKAMEPAMPERVTAAHFGTFSGVRFRGRRENGTLFDCHDSGHGGWGGCATHDGAGPFRTMAHGNTRIIPVELQESMYPYRISEFSLRADSAGAGKFRGGLGFRKKYQMLGDADLQAMFDRVKYPPWGVYGGKEGKSGRIVVEKKSGEREIIYKEKAYPLKAGDAITVESGGGGGYGPPAQRPRESVARDVMRGYVSSEAAARDYGTEEG